A single Candidatus Babeliales bacterium DNA region contains:
- a CDS encoding IS5/IS1182 family transposase, which produces LIECCFGKMKHFRRVFSRFDKSKRNFLSFLAFVGACLWLR; this is translated from the coding sequence TTAATAGAATGTTGCTTCGGAAAAATGAAACATTTTAGACGGGTTTTTTCACGTTTTGATAAATCAAAGCGCAATTTCCTGTCTTTTCTTGCATTTGTGGGAGCATGTTTATGGTTACGATAA